In a genomic window of Pseudoxanthomonas indica:
- the rarD gene encoding EamA family transporter RarD, which yields MNTVDRKGLWMTVMAFVVWGVVPLYWHLLKQVPSFQIIAHRIVWSSILLLGWLFLRHGRQWLRTIREQPRALTLLGVTSLLIAFNWGLYIWAVNAGHVVETSLGYFINPLINVVLGVLVLRERLTRLQWVGVGFAFAGVAWLTWQAGSPPWIALGLALSFGAYGLLRKVVSVEAVGGLGVESLYLFLPALAFVVWGEQGHGGGFIQGWGWQIDLLLILGGVVSAIPLIGFSYGVRRIPLTIVGLLQYIAPSIQFLIGVFVFKEAFGTAQAIGFATIWTGLIIFAGDNLWRSRKRSVVTGVAAVAEPVVATRR from the coding sequence ATGAACACCGTGGATCGCAAGGGTCTGTGGATGACGGTGATGGCCTTCGTCGTCTGGGGCGTGGTGCCGCTGTATTGGCACCTGCTCAAGCAAGTGCCGTCGTTCCAGATCATCGCCCATCGCATCGTCTGGAGTTCGATCCTGTTGCTGGGCTGGTTGTTCCTGCGCCATGGCCGGCAATGGCTGCGCACGATCCGCGAGCAGCCACGCGCGCTGACCTTGCTGGGCGTGACCAGCCTGCTGATTGCCTTCAACTGGGGCCTGTACATCTGGGCGGTCAATGCCGGCCATGTGGTGGAAACCAGCCTGGGCTATTTCATCAATCCGCTGATCAACGTGGTGCTGGGTGTGCTGGTGCTGCGCGAGCGCCTGACCCGCCTGCAATGGGTGGGTGTGGGCTTCGCATTTGCCGGCGTGGCCTGGCTGACCTGGCAGGCCGGTTCGCCGCCCTGGATTGCGCTGGGCCTGGCCTTGTCGTTCGGCGCCTACGGCCTGCTGCGCAAAGTGGTGTCGGTGGAAGCCGTGGGTGGCCTGGGCGTGGAGAGTTTGTATCTGTTCCTGCCGGCGCTGGCCTTTGTGGTCTGGGGCGAACAGGGCCATGGCGGTGGCTTCATCCAGGGCTGGGGCTGGCAGATCGATCTGCTGCTGATCCTGGGCGGCGTGGTCTCGGCCATTCCGCTGATTGGCTTTTCCTACGGCGTGCGGCGGATTCCACTGACCATCGTCGGGCTGCTGCAGTACATCGCGCCGAGCATCCAGTTCCTGATCGGCGTGTTCGTGTTCAAGGAAGCCTTTGGAACGGCGCAGGCCATCGGCTTCGCCACCATCTGGACGGGCCTGATTATCTTTGCCGGCGACAACCTGTGGCGCTCGCGCAAGCGCAGCGTCGTGACCGGCGTGGCCGCGGTGGCCGAGCCGGTGGTCGCCACCCGGCGCTGA
- a CDS encoding aminotransferase class V-fold PLP-dependent enzyme, whose product MALTRRQLLAASPAALAVAAAPTSLLAQVAAQTPALPDLSNWDNVRAQFELDPSYRHFSSFFIASHPAPVRAALESYRRAMDANPFLFVEQSLFEDEAHNLPLQVCNEVAGYLGGRGEDVCLTRSTTESLALVYHGLPLKAGDEVLTTVHDHFSHHESIRLATERTGASMRKIKLFDESANASADQIIGTLKAAIRPQTRVLGITWVHSSTGIRLPIREISAMLRSLPQPPLLVVDGVHGLGSVDETVATMGADYFCAGTHKWMFAPRGTALIWANAQNWARLHPMVPNFSEMESYVAWTEDRPPSGANNAARMSPGGFHAYEHQWAAAAAFRMHGQMGKTRVASRIASLNDQLKAGLAGIPKVKMHTPRSPALSAGLVAFEIEGMAPQDVVKQLLAKRIIASTSPYAVPYARLAPSLVNSPAEVDEALAAVRSLAG is encoded by the coding sequence ATGGCCTTGACCCGTCGCCAACTGCTCGCCGCCAGCCCCGCGGCCCTGGCCGTCGCCGCGGCGCCCACGTCATTGCTCGCCCAAGTGGCAGCGCAGACGCCGGCCTTGCCGGATCTGTCGAACTGGGACAACGTGCGCGCGCAGTTCGAACTGGATCCTTCGTATCGGCACTTCTCCTCGTTCTTCATCGCCAGCCATCCTGCACCGGTGCGCGCGGCCTTGGAGAGTTATCGACGCGCCATGGACGCCAATCCGTTCCTGTTCGTGGAGCAATCACTGTTCGAGGATGAGGCGCACAACCTGCCACTGCAGGTCTGCAACGAGGTGGCCGGCTACCTGGGCGGGCGCGGCGAAGACGTCTGCCTGACCCGCAGCACCACCGAAAGTCTGGCGCTGGTCTATCACGGCCTGCCGCTGAAGGCCGGCGATGAAGTGCTGACCACCGTGCACGATCATTTCTCCCATCACGAGTCGATACGCCTGGCGACCGAGCGCACTGGCGCATCGATGCGCAAGATCAAACTCTTCGACGAATCCGCCAACGCGAGCGCCGACCAGATCATCGGCACACTCAAGGCGGCGATCCGCCCGCAGACACGCGTGCTGGGCATCACCTGGGTGCATTCGAGCACCGGCATCCGCCTGCCCATCCGCGAAATCAGCGCGATGCTCCGATCCTTGCCGCAACCACCGCTGCTGGTGGTCGATGGCGTGCACGGATTGGGCTCGGTCGACGAAACCGTCGCCACGATGGGTGCGGATTATTTCTGCGCCGGCACGCATAAATGGATGTTCGCCCCGCGCGGCACGGCGCTGATCTGGGCGAATGCGCAGAACTGGGCGCGCCTGCATCCGATGGTGCCCAATTTCAGCGAGATGGAAAGCTACGTCGCCTGGACGGAGGATCGGCCACCGAGCGGCGCCAACAATGCCGCGCGCATGAGTCCGGGCGGCTTCCATGCCTATGAGCATCAATGGGCCGCGGCCGCGGCGTTCCGCATGCACGGGCAGATGGGCAAGACACGCGTGGCCAGCCGCATCGCCAGCTTGAATGATCAACTCAAGGCCGGCCTGGCCGGCATCCCGAAGGTGAAAATGCATACGCCACGATCGCCGGCGTTGTCCGCCGGCTTGGTTGCCTTTGAAATCGAAGGCATGGCGCCGCAGGACGTGGTCAAGCAATTGCTGGCCAAGCGCATCATCGCCAGCACCAGTCCTTACGCCGTGCCGTATGCGCGGCTGGCGCCCAGCC
- the yedA gene encoding drug/metabolite exporter YedA produces MNSTASSTTAASRSGAAVILALALVYLVWGSTYLGIRLALEGGYPPLLMAGGRFIVAGGVMYAVLRWRGYAAPTKAQWKSLAFMGFLLLLFGNGFVCIAEQTVSSGLTAVAIASMPLWMGLFLAMRGQHPTKIEWLGIAIGFLGVVWLNAGSALTASPKGLILLLIAPIGWAYGSVWSRGKDLPSPFMSAAGQMICGGIVMTIVGAALGERFTQWPTLQGTLAVGYLALFGSIVAFSAYVWLLHNVRPAVAGSYAYVNPVIAVALGAWIANESFGAHDLGAMAMILSGVVVITLAKAKRT; encoded by the coding sequence ATGAACTCCACTGCTTCCAGCACCACTGCGGCCAGCCGCAGCGGCGCCGCTGTCATCCTCGCACTGGCCCTGGTCTATCTGGTCTGGGGCTCCACCTACCTCGGCATCCGCCTGGCGCTGGAAGGCGGCTACCCGCCGTTGCTGATGGCCGGTGGGCGTTTCATCGTGGCCGGAGGCGTGATGTACGCCGTGCTGCGCTGGCGTGGCTATGCCGCACCGACCAAGGCGCAGTGGAAGTCGCTGGCGTTCATGGGCTTCCTGTTGCTGCTGTTCGGCAACGGCTTTGTCTGCATCGCCGAGCAGACCGTTTCCTCGGGGCTGACCGCAGTGGCGATTGCCTCGATGCCGCTGTGGATGGGCCTGTTCCTGGCCATGCGTGGCCAGCACCCCACCAAGATCGAATGGCTCGGCATCGCCATCGGCTTCCTCGGCGTGGTCTGGCTCAACGCCGGCAGCGCGCTGACCGCCAGCCCCAAAGGGCTGATCCTGTTGTTGATCGCGCCGATCGGCTGGGCCTACGGTTCGGTGTGGAGCCGCGGCAAGGATCTGCCTTCGCCCTTCATGTCGGCGGCCGGGCAAATGATCTGCGGTGGCATCGTGATGACGATCGTCGGCGCCGCGCTGGGCGAGCGCTTCACCCAGTGGCCAACGCTGCAAGGCACCCTGGCGGTGGGCTACCTGGCGCTGTTTGGATCCATCGTCGCTTTCAGCGCCTATGTCTGGTTGCTGCACAACGTGCGGCCGGCGGTGGCCGGCAGCTACGCCTACGTCAATCCGGTGATCGCCGTGGCGCTGGGCGCGTGGATCGCCAACGAAAGTTTCGGCGCCCATGATCTGGGCGCCATGGCGATGATCCTGAGCGGCGTGGTGGTGATCACCCTGGCCAAGGCCAAGCGCACATGA
- the lipA gene encoding lipoyl synthase: protein MTDTSPRQIPLHVLSTPATPAAPLETGVKQLGGDKINRSPVQFADAPVLRKPSWIRVRIPSDGSVARLKAKLRENRLVTVCEEASCPNIHECFGHGTATFMILGEVCTRRCSFCDVAHGRPKPPDASEPLSLAQTVADMGLKYVVVTSVDRDDLRDGGAQHFVDCIAAIREHSPGTRIEILTPDFRGKGRMDRALEILAINPPDVFNHNIETVPDLYPNVRPGADYQWSLTLLQKFKAQHPGLPTKSGIMLGLGETMEQVKGTLRDLRAHDVEMVTIGQYLQPTAHHHPVMRYWTPDEFKELEEYGNALGFSHVASGPLVRSSYHADRQAAEAAQASRQVAAG, encoded by the coding sequence ATGACTGACACCTCCCCCCGCCAGATTCCCCTGCACGTGCTGTCCACCCCGGCCACCCCGGCCGCGCCGCTGGAAACCGGCGTCAAGCAGCTGGGTGGCGACAAGATCAACCGTTCGCCCGTGCAGTTCGCCGACGCCCCGGTGCTGCGCAAGCCCTCGTGGATCCGGGTGCGCATTCCCAGCGACGGCTCGGTCGCCCGGCTCAAGGCCAAGCTGCGTGAAAACCGCCTGGTCACCGTCTGCGAAGAAGCCAGCTGCCCGAACATCCACGAATGCTTCGGCCACGGCACCGCCACCTTCATGATCCTGGGCGAGGTCTGCACCCGCCGGTGCTCGTTCTGCGATGTGGCGCATGGCCGGCCCAAGCCGCCGGACGCTTCCGAACCGCTGAGCCTGGCGCAAACCGTGGCCGACATGGGCCTGAAGTATGTGGTGGTCACCAGCGTCGATCGCGATGACCTGCGTGATGGCGGCGCCCAGCACTTCGTTGATTGCATTGCGGCCATTCGCGAGCATTCGCCGGGCACGCGCATCGAGATCCTCACCCCGGACTTCCGTGGCAAGGGCCGCATGGACCGCGCGCTGGAAATCCTGGCGATCAATCCGCCGGATGTGTTCAACCACAACATCGAGACCGTGCCGGACCTGTATCCGAATGTCCGCCCCGGCGCCGACTACCAGTGGTCGCTGACCCTGCTGCAGAAGTTCAAGGCCCAGCATCCGGGCCTGCCGACCAAGTCCGGCATCATGCTGGGTCTGGGCGAGACCATGGAGCAGGTCAAGGGCACCTTGCGCGACCTGCGTGCGCACGATGTGGAAATGGTCACCATCGGCCAGTACCTGCAGCCCACGGCCCACCACCATCCGGTGATGCGCTACTGGACGCCGGACGAGTTCAAGGAACTGGAGGAATACGGCAACGCGCTGGGTTTCAGCCATGTCGCCTCGGGTCCGCTGGTGCGCTCGTCCTATCACGCCGATCGCCAGGCCGCCGAAGCGGCCCAGGCCAGCCGTCAGGTCGCCGCTGGCTGA
- a CDS encoding 3-deoxy-7-phosphoheptulonate synthase produces the protein MAPHTDDLRIRTLLPLTPPADVIAELPCDEQVSDTVTGSRQALHEILQGRDDRLAVVIGPCSIHDPIAAFEYAQRLRPLRDSLGDALEIVMRVYFEKPRTTVGWKGLINDPGMDGSFRINEGLRLARGLLRNINRLGLPAGCEFLDTTSPQYIADLVAWGAIGARTTESQVHRELASGLSCPVGFKNGTDGNIKIAADAVNAASHAHHFLAVTKEGRSAIAATTGNPDCHVILRGGKAPNYDAASVEATSQVLEKAGLPARVMIDASHANSLKDPENQPKVIDNIATQIEAGENRIIGVMVESHLIAGRQDLVPGQALAYGQSITDGCIGWESSVAVLERLAAAVRARRQRAVSQAA, from the coding sequence ATGGCACCGCATACCGACGACCTGCGCATCCGCACCCTGTTACCGCTGACGCCGCCGGCCGACGTCATCGCCGAGCTTCCCTGCGACGAGCAGGTGTCCGACACCGTCACCGGCAGCCGCCAGGCCCTGCACGAAATCCTGCAAGGCCGCGATGATCGCCTGGCCGTGGTCATCGGCCCCTGCTCGATCCACGATCCGATTGCCGCGTTCGAATACGCGCAACGCCTGCGTCCGCTGCGCGACAGCCTGGGCGATGCGCTGGAGATCGTGATGCGGGTGTACTTCGAGAAGCCGCGCACCACCGTGGGTTGGAAAGGCCTGATCAACGATCCGGGCATGGACGGCAGCTTCCGCATCAACGAAGGCCTGCGCCTGGCGCGCGGCCTGTTGCGCAACATCAATCGACTGGGCTTGCCGGCCGGCTGCGAATTCCTCGACACCACCTCGCCGCAGTACATCGCCGATCTGGTGGCCTGGGGCGCGATTGGTGCGCGCACCACCGAGAGCCAGGTCCATCGCGAACTGGCGTCGGGCCTGTCGTGCCCGGTCGGCTTCAAGAACGGCACCGACGGCAACATCAAGATTGCCGCCGATGCGGTCAATGCGGCCTCGCATGCCCATCATTTCCTGGCCGTGACCAAGGAGGGCCGTTCGGCGATCGCGGCCACTACCGGCAATCCGGATTGCCATGTGATCCTGCGCGGCGGCAAGGCGCCCAACTACGACGCGGCGAGCGTGGAGGCCACCAGCCAGGTGCTGGAAAAGGCCGGCCTGCCGGCGCGGGTGATGATCGATGCCAGCCATGCCAACAGCCTCAAGGATCCGGAGAACCAGCCCAAGGTGATCGACAACATCGCCACCCAGATTGAAGCCGGTGAGAACCGCATCATCGGCGTGATGGTGGAAAGCCATCTCATCGCCGGCCGCCAGGATCTGGTGCCGGGCCAGGCGCTGGCTTACGGCCAGAGCATCACCGATGGCTGCATCGGCTGGGAAAGTTCGGTGGCGGTGCTGGAGCGCCTTGCCGCAGCCGTTCGTGCGCGCCGGCAGCGCGCTGTGTCGCAGGCGGCGTAA
- a CDS encoding trimeric intracellular cation channel family protein, producing MLSWIYLIAITAEAMSGALSAGKRRMDLFGVVTIASVTALGGGSLRDIVLGHYPLGWVRHPQYLLFTIGAAIFATVAARWMHRLRHAFLLLDALGLVAFTVIGCTIARDAGHTMAIAVVAGTLTGTFGGVLRDVLCNEIPLLFRKELYAIVSLLTGVVYLSLLHYGVPSPWATSGCIIGGFVLRVLAIRYNWEVPKFVYRDELH from the coding sequence ATGCTGTCCTGGATCTACCTGATCGCCATCACCGCCGAAGCCATGTCCGGCGCGCTGTCAGCGGGCAAGCGGCGGATGGATCTGTTTGGCGTGGTCACCATCGCCTCGGTCACCGCGCTGGGGGGCGGCTCCCTGCGCGACATCGTGCTGGGCCACTACCCGCTGGGCTGGGTGCGGCATCCGCAGTATCTGCTGTTCACCATTGGCGCCGCGATCTTCGCCACGGTGGCCGCACGCTGGATGCATCGGCTGCGCCACGCCTTCCTGCTTCTCGACGCGCTGGGCCTGGTGGCCTTCACCGTGATCGGCTGCACCATCGCCCGCGACGCCGGGCATACGATGGCCATTGCCGTGGTGGCCGGCACGCTCACCGGCACCTTTGGCGGCGTGTTGCGCGATGTGTTGTGCAACGAGATTCCGTTGCTGTTCCGCAAGGAGCTGTACGCGATCGTGTCGCTGCTGACCGGCGTCGTCTACCTGTCCCTGCTGCATTACGGGGTGCCGTCGCCGTGGGCCACCAGCGGCTGCATCATTGGCGGCTTTGTGCTGCGCGTGCTGGCGATCCGCTACAACTGGGAAGTGCCGAAGTTCGTTTATCGCGACGAGCTGCACTGA
- a CDS encoding acetyl-CoA hydrolase/transferase family protein, producing MSEDRIRNPRLRGLVVSAEEAAAHIHPGETVAMSGFTGSGYPKVVPLALAERMDRCHAAGEGFQIRLLTGASTAPELDGALARVDGIALRLPFQADPEARQRINAGTLEYIDTHLSHVAQHTWFGFYGEVDTAVVEVSAIREDGSLVPSTSVGNNKTWLDLARKVIIEVNDWHPLEVDGMHDVYYGTALPPHRKPIPLIHPDDRIGETSLRCDPAKVVAVVRTHAADRNSPFNAADATSEQIAAHLMDFLQHEVKLGRLPKNLLPLQSGVGNIPNAVLLGLARSGFRDLTAFTEVIQDGMLDLLRDGVLRSASCTGFALSPDANEEFKRNIDFYRERIVMRTQEISNHPELVRRLGCLCMNGMIEADLYGNVNSTHVMGSRIQNGIGGSGDFARNGYLSIFLSPSTAKNGSISSLVPMVSHVDHTEHDVAIIVTEQGVADLRGLSPKQRARALIARCAHPDYRDALQDYFDRALRESYGKHTPHLLGEALSWHQRWLDTGSMRA from the coding sequence ATGAGCGAAGACCGCATCCGTAATCCCCGCCTGCGCGGCCTGGTGGTTTCGGCGGAGGAAGCCGCCGCCCATATCCATCCCGGGGAGACGGTGGCCATGAGCGGCTTTACCGGTTCGGGCTATCCCAAGGTGGTGCCGCTGGCGCTGGCCGAGCGCATGGATCGCTGTCATGCGGCCGGCGAAGGCTTCCAGATCCGCCTGCTCACCGGCGCCTCGACTGCGCCGGAACTCGATGGTGCGCTGGCGCGGGTGGATGGCATCGCCCTGCGTCTGCCCTTCCAGGCCGATCCGGAAGCCCGTCAGCGTATCAATGCCGGCACGCTGGAATACATCGATACCCACCTGAGCCACGTCGCCCAGCACACCTGGTTCGGCTTTTACGGCGAGGTGGATACGGCGGTGGTGGAAGTCTCGGCCATCCGCGAAGACGGCTCGCTGGTGCCGTCCACGTCGGTCGGCAACAACAAGACCTGGCTGGACCTGGCCAGGAAGGTGATCATCGAGGTCAACGACTGGCATCCGCTGGAAGTCGATGGCATGCACGATGTCTATTACGGCACCGCGCTGCCGCCGCATCGCAAGCCGATCCCGTTGATCCACCCGGACGATCGCATCGGCGAAACCTCGCTGCGCTGCGATCCGGCCAAGGTGGTGGCGGTGGTGCGCACGCATGCGGCCGATCGCAACAGCCCGTTCAACGCCGCCGATGCCACCAGCGAGCAGATCGCCGCGCACCTGATGGACTTCCTGCAGCACGAGGTCAAGCTGGGCCGGCTGCCGAAGAACTTGCTGCCGCTGCAATCGGGCGTCGGCAATATCCCCAATGCCGTGCTGCTGGGGCTGGCGCGCAGTGGCTTCCGTGACCTGACCGCGTTCACCGAAGTAATCCAGGACGGCATGCTGGATCTGCTGCGCGACGGCGTTCTGCGCAGCGCCTCGTGCACCGGCTTCGCCTTGAGCCCGGATGCCAACGAGGAGTTCAAGCGCAACATCGACTTCTACCGCGAACGCATCGTCATGCGCACGCAGGAGATTTCCAATCACCCGGAGCTGGTACGCCGACTGGGCTGCCTGTGCATGAACGGCATGATCGAAGCCGACCTCTACGGCAACGTCAATTCCACCCACGTGATGGGCTCGCGCATCCAGAACGGCATCGGCGGTTCCGGCGACTTTGCCCGCAATGGTTATCTGTCGATCTTCCTCAGCCCCAGCACCGCCAAGAACGGCAGCATCTCCTCGCTGGTGCCGATGGTCAGCCACGTGGATCACACCGAGCATGACGTGGCGATCATCGTCACCGAACAGGGCGTGGCGGATCTGCGCGGGCTGTCGCCCAAGCAGCGCGCCCGCGCCCTGATTGCGCGCTGCGCGCATCCGGATTATCGCGACGCCCTGCAGGACTACTTCGATCGCGCGCTGCGCGAGAGCTATGGCAAGCACACGCCGCACCTGCTCGGCGAAGCGCTGTCCTGGCACCAACGCTGGCTGGACACGGGTAGCATGCGCGCTTGA
- a CDS encoding carboxy terminal-processing peptidase, giving the protein MKVKKASALLLLSLALATPLALLARADGGIALPTAPTADQATTSKLVYGLLSDSRYAYRPRALDDALSQDIFKRYLETLDSNKQYFTAADVAKFAPFKTQMDDAIRSGDLAPAYDIFAVYRQRVQERVAFARALLKQDFDFTGEQRWEYDREDAPWAANTAELDGLWKKSVMNDWLRLKLAGKQPDDIRKTLDKRYANLQKSIGELKSEDIFQTFLNSYTSAIDPHTDYFTPRTAENFNQSMSLSLEGIGAVLQRQDDLVVIREIVPGGPADLSGKLKVGDRIVAVGQGKSGPLTDVIGWRIDDVVAQIRGKKDTQVRLEYIPAETGIDGKHVQVTITRQKVKLEEQAAKSETINLPALNGEPARRIGVIKLPAFYQDFEGRRRNPNDFTSATRDVGRLLTQFKTDDVDGVVIDLRGNGGGSLDEAIELTGLFIDKGPVVQVRESGGRVTVNSDRKPGVAWDGPLAVLINRGSASASEIFAGAIQDYGRGLVIGETSFGKGTVQNMVDLDRWPANETARFGQVKLTIAQFFRVAGGSTQHKGVVPDIAFPVSVDASEFGESTYDNALPWTRIAAVPHTQYGNFAPLLPKLEALHASRVAKDKEFQWWSDDVAQFRAEAAKKYVSLNEADRRAERDKEDAKRKLRQSERKTLGLALDPLADDLSDDGLGASERDVVKDAAREKLVDKRPDPLLRESAAILSDAIGVLNQDRKMSAQVLPESTGPGRWAD; this is encoded by the coding sequence ATGAAAGTGAAGAAAGCTTCTGCTCTCCTGCTGTTGTCCCTGGCCCTGGCCACCCCGCTGGCGTTGCTGGCGCGTGCCGACGGCGGCATCGCCCTGCCAACCGCGCCCACCGCGGATCAGGCCACCACCTCCAAGCTGGTGTACGGGCTGCTTTCGGACAGCCGTTATGCCTATCGCCCGCGCGCGCTGGACGATGCGCTGTCGCAGGACATCTTCAAGCGCTACCTGGAAACCCTGGATTCCAACAAGCAGTACTTCACTGCCGCCGACGTCGCCAAGTTCGCGCCGTTCAAGACCCAGATGGACGATGCCATCCGCAGCGGCGACCTTGCGCCCGCGTATGACATCTTCGCCGTCTACCGCCAGCGCGTGCAGGAGCGCGTGGCGTTCGCCCGCGCACTGCTGAAGCAAGACTTCGATTTCACCGGCGAGCAGCGCTGGGAATACGATCGCGAAGACGCGCCCTGGGCCGCCAACACCGCCGAACTGGATGGGCTGTGGAAAAAGTCGGTGATGAACGACTGGCTGCGCCTGAAGCTGGCCGGCAAGCAGCCCGACGACATCCGCAAGACTCTGGACAAGCGTTACGCCAACCTGCAGAAAAGCATTGGCGAGTTGAAGAGCGAGGACATCTTCCAGACCTTCCTCAACAGCTACACCAGCGCGATTGATCCGCATACCGATTACTTCACCCCGCGCACCGCCGAAAACTTCAACCAGTCGATGTCGCTGTCGCTGGAAGGCATCGGCGCCGTGTTGCAGCGCCAGGACGACCTGGTGGTGATCCGCGAGATCGTGCCGGGTGGTCCGGCGGATCTCAGCGGCAAGCTCAAGGTCGGCGATCGCATCGTCGCCGTGGGCCAGGGCAAGTCCGGTCCGCTCACCGACGTGATCGGCTGGCGCATCGACGATGTGGTGGCGCAGATCCGCGGCAAGAAGGACACCCAGGTGCGGCTGGAGTACATCCCCGCCGAGACCGGCATCGATGGCAAGCATGTGCAGGTCACCATCACCCGCCAGAAGGTCAAGCTGGAAGAGCAGGCCGCCAAGTCGGAAACGATCAACCTGCCGGCGCTCAATGGCGAACCGGCTCGGCGCATCGGCGTGATCAAGCTGCCGGCGTTCTATCAGGACTTCGAAGGTCGCCGCCGCAATCCCAACGACTTCACGTCCGCCACCCGCGACGTGGGCCGTCTGCTGACCCAGTTCAAGACCGACGACGTCGACGGCGTGGTCATCGATCTGCGCGGCAACGGCGGTGGCTCGCTGGACGAAGCGATTGAACTGACCGGTTTGTTCATCGACAAGGGTCCGGTGGTGCAGGTGCGCGAGTCCGGTGGCCGCGTCACGGTCAACAGTGATCGCAAGCCGGGCGTGGCCTGGGATGGCCCGCTGGCCGTGCTGATCAACCGCGGTTCGGCCTCGGCCTCGGAGATCTTTGCCGGCGCCATCCAGGACTACGGTCGTGGCTTGGTGATTGGCGAAACCTCGTTCGGCAAGGGCACCGTGCAGAACATGGTGGATCTGGATCGCTGGCCGGCCAACGAGACCGCGCGCTTCGGCCAGGTCAAGCTGACCATCGCGCAGTTCTTCCGCGTGGCCGGCGGCAGCACCCAGCACAAGGGCGTGGTGCCGGACATCGCCTTCCCGGTGAGCGTGGACGCCAGCGAATTCGGCGAGAGCACGTACGACAACGCCTTGCCGTGGACCCGCATCGCCGCCGTGCCGCACACCCAGTACGGCAACTTCGCCCCGCTGCTGCCCAAGCTTGAAGCCCTGCACGCCTCGCGCGTGGCCAAGGACAAGGAGTTCCAGTGGTGGTCCGATGACGTCGCGCAGTTCCGCGCCGAAGCGGCCAAGAAGTACGTGTCGTTGAACGAAGCCGATCGCCGCGCCGAACGCGACAAGGAAGACGCCAAGCGCAAGCTGCGCCAGAGCGAGCGCAAGACCCTGGGCTTGGCGCTGGATCCGCTGGCCGATGATCTGTCCGACGATGGCCTGGGCGCCAGCGAGCGCGACGTGGTCAAGGACGCCGCACGCGAGAAGCTGGTGGACAAGCGCCCGGATCCGCTGCTGCGTGAGTCCGCGGCCATCCTCAGCGACGCCATCGGCGTGTTGAACCAGGACCGCAAGATGTCGGCGCAGGTGCTGCCGGAATCGACCGGGCCGGGGCGCTGGGCGGATTGA